The following are encoded together in the Marmota flaviventris isolate mMarFla1 chromosome 18, mMarFla1.hap1, whole genome shotgun sequence genome:
- the LOC114080086 gene encoding vomeronasal type-1 receptor 4-like, producing MAASDVAVGIIFLSQTVVGALGNSSLLLHYLVHHLVGLKVRHTDLMIQHMFVANLLALLCRGVPQTVAAFGVKDFLSDFGCKLLFYLHRVGRGVSIGSTCLLSIFQAMKISPENSSCLDLKVKAPKYIGFSIYLSWILYLLVNIMIFSQMTGKRSNNNITIMKDFEYCSAVQPDKSLQSLYAALLTFPDALCVGLMLWASSSMVLILHRHKQRMQQLCKFSSPRSSPESRATKTILLLGEARVFQLVACGIGRLMVEVSRVG from the exons ATGGCAGCCAGTGATGTGGCTGTAGGAATCATCTTCTTGTCACAGACTGTGGTTGGAGCTCTGGGtaattcctctcttctcctccattATCTGGTCCATCACCTCGTAGGGTTAAAGGTAAGACACACAGACTTGATGATTCAGCACATGTTTGTGGCCAACTTGTTAGCTCTCCTGTGTAGAGGAGTTCCCCAGACAGTGGCAGCTTTTGGAGTGAAAGATTTCCTCAGTGATTTTGGATGCAAGCTGCTTTTCTATCTTCACAGGGTGGGCAGGGGTGTGTCCATTGGCAGCACCTGCCTCCTGAGTATCTTCCAGGCCATGAAGATTAGTCCTGAGAATTCCAGCTGTTTGGACCTTAAAGTGAAAGCTCCCAAATACATTGGTTTCTCCATATACCTGAGTTGGATTCTGTACCTGCTTgtaaatattatgattttttcACAAATGACTGGAAAAAGGAGCAACAATAATATCACAATCATGAAAGATTTTGAATACTGTTCTGCTGTTCAACCTGACAAAAGCTTACAATCACTGTATGCAGCATTGCTAACATTCCCTGATGCCCTGTGTGTGGGGCTCATGCTCTGGGCCAGCAGCTCCATGGTACTCATCCTGCACAGGCACAAGCAGAGAATGCAGCAGCTTTGTAAGTTCAGCTCCCCCAGGTCCTCGCCTGAGTCCAGAGCCACCAAAACCATCCTCCTCCTG GGAGAGGCAAGGGTATTTCAGCTGGTTGCATGTGGGATTGGCCGGTTAATGGTGGAGGTGAGTAGGGTAGGTTGA